GCGAGGCACTTGGCGGCGATCTCCGGGCCGATCCCCGCGGGATCGCCGATCGTCAGGGCCAGCGTCGGGTTGGGCAAGGGCTCAGTAACCCTCGTCCGACTCGCCCTTCGAGCCGGAGGCCTCGTCGAGCTTGTACATGTATTTGATGGAGTGCTTGTTGACCAGGAGGTTCGGCGCGTTGTCCCGGTTGACCTTGATGCAGGTCTTGTCGTACCACTCGATCACGCCGTGCAGCTGCTCGCCGTCGTTCAGCACGACGACCATCTGGGTCTTGGCGTTCATCTGCTTGAGATAGTAGAAAGCCTCCGCGTTCGTCTGCTCCGGCGGCGCCTGCTTGCGCGGCGGCCGGTGCGCCGCCGGGGGCCCGGTCATCTTCTCCTTCAAGTCGGACAGATTCGGACGGATGAGCTTGCGGTGGATCATCTCGTCACCTCGCTTGGTTTGGTGCCCTCTCACGTTGCTCTCCCTCTCTGGAGCCGCCTCCGGGAAACATCCGTCCGGTCCGGTCGAAGGCGTGCGCGGCCGTCCGGCGGTTGCAGGCGATTGGCTCGTCGGAGTCCCTCTCTTGGATGCGACGGTCCTGCGCTTGGAAGGTGCCGATGTGCGCGGAGTCTAGCACAGGCGCTCCGAATTCCGCCAGAGGCGCGGCTTCGCGTCAATTCTCCGGCTTCTCCGGCTCGGGTGTCGGCTTCTCCGGCTCGATCCCTGGCTCCGGCTTTTCCGGCTCGGTCCCGGGAATATCCGTCGTCGGGCGGAACTCCGAGTCGCCGTAGCGCGGAAAGACGTAGATGTAGTTTTCCTTCCACAGGCCTTCGAGATAGGTCTCGAGGTTCTCCTTGAAGCGCGTGTCCCTCACCTTCTCGGTGATCGATTCCTTGGCGTCGGCGAGGGGCGTCACCTCCTCGGGCTCGCGGGTCTCCAGACGGATGATGTGGAAGGCGCGCGTCGACTCGATCGGTCCGGCCAGCTCGCCGGGCTTGATGGAGAAGACCACCTTCTCGATCTCGGGGCGCAGCTCGCCGTGGGCAAACGGCCCAACCAGGCCTCCCCGCTCCTTGCTCGACACCCCCGACTCGCGGCCCGCCACCTCGCCGAAATCGGCGCCGGAGTCCAGCTCGCGCCGCGCCGCTTCGGCGCGCGCCTTGGCGTCCGCCTTGTTGCCTTCCTCGAAGAGGATCACGATCTCACGGAACAGCACCCGCTCGGGCCGGACGAACTCCTGGCGGTGCTCGTTGTAGTAGGCCTGCATGTCCTTGTCGGAGACGCTGATCTTCCGGCGCACCTCGTAGTTGATGATCTCCTGCGGGATCGACAGCCGCGTCAGCGCATCGAGCAGGTCCTGGCGGCTCATGTTCTGCTCCTTCAGGAGCCGGTCGAGCTCGTCGTCGGAGGCGATCTTCTGCTGCTTCTTGAAGTCATCCAGCAGGTTCTTGCGCACCTTCTCCATGTCGAGAAGCACGTCGCCGCGCTGGACCAGCAGCGTCTCGATGATCATGTTGTGCAGCAGCTCGTCGGAGGCGGCGTCCACCTTGGCTGCCAGCTCGCTGCCGGAATATTTCCGGCCCAGCTGCTCCTCGTACAGCGCCAGGCGCTCCTCGAACTGGGTGCGCGTGATGATCGAGTTGTTCACCTTGGCGACGATCTCCTCGACGATCTCGGCGCGCGCGGGAAGACAGGCCGCCGCCCCCGCGAGCAGGGCCCCCAGCACCGCCGGACGGAGCAGACGCCGCATCATCCTCCCACCTCTCCCTGGTACTTGAACGGCAGATTGGCGCGATGCACCTCCACCTTCGCCTCGTGCCGGGCTTCCTGCAGCACCTGAGCCAGCGCCGCCTCGGCCTTCTGCTGCATCAGCAGGACCTCGATGCGCCGGCGCGCCTCCTCGAGGCTCTGGGTCTTGGCCTCCTGCCGGTCCACCACCTGGAAGAAGCGGAACTTCCCTTCGCCCGCCACCTGGCCGCTGACCTGGCCGGGAGCGAGCGAGGCGACCGCCTCACGCACCTCGGCCGGCAGCTCGTCTTCCTCGAAGGAGCGGGGCTGCCCCTTGTCGGGCGACAGCGAGGCGCGCTGCGCGAGGAGCGCGAAGCGGGCCGGGTCGGTGCGCAGCTCGTCGCCCACCCGCTTCGCGTCGGCCGCCTCCTCTAGGAGGATCTGGCGCAGGACGATGACCCGGGATTGCCGGAACTCCGCGGGATGCCCCTGGAAATAGGCTTCGATTTCTTCCGGCGCCACCTTCAGGTCCTTCAGCAGGACGCGGTCCTTGAACTCCTGGATCAGCAGATCGCGCCGCACCTGCTCGCGCAGGCCGCCGTCTTCTTTCTTCCCCGAGCCGGGGCCGCTCCCCAGTCCGGACAGGAACGCGTCGACCTGCTCCTCACCCACCGACAGCCGCTCCTGCTCCGCCTTCTGCAGCAGCAGCCGTTCCTCGATGAACTGGTCCAGCAGGCGGCTCAGGGTCTCGGCATCGTCGCGTTGCGGCGGCTCCTCCCCGAAGCTGGCCTTGAGGTACGACTCGAAATCGGAGTAAGGGATCCCTTCGCCGTTGAGCGTCACCGCCGGCGCCTCGGCGCGGCCACGCGAGCAGCCCAGGGCCACGGCCGCCTGCAGGAGGACCGCGAAGAACGTGCGGAAGCGATGAGGGGGTGCCGCTTTCATTGGATCCGACCCGCGTGGGAGGCTTGTTCCATCGACTCGAGCGCGATCAGGTGCTCTAAGGCAGGCGCCACTTGGGCGGACTCTAGCACATCAAAGAAGGGCTTTCAACAAATCACGGACCGCCGCGATCCGCTCCTCTTCCGCGCTGCTCACGGCGATCCGCACCACCCCTTCCGGCGACAGCGACATCTTCTTCGATTTCGCCACCACCTCGATCAGCCGCTGCGGCGCCGCCGGGGAGTCGGGGGCAAAGCGCACCGCCACCTTGTCTCCCGCCGCATCCACCGAGACGACCCGCAGCTTCTCCGCCAGGAGCTTGAGCGCCGCCAGGGTGAACAGCCGCTCCCCTTGCGGCGGGATCGCCCCGTACTTGTCGCGCGTCTCGCTGCGGATCCGCTCCAGCTCGTCGCGGTCGCGCGCCGAGGAGACCGCCTTGTACAGCGACAGCCTCTGGTTGAAATCGGGCAGGTACTCGTCCGGGATGCGGACGTCCACCTTCAGGTTCAGGGCGGTGCGCAGCTCCGGCAGGACCGTCTCTCCCTTCAGCTCCTGCACCGTGCGCTCGAGCAGCGCCGTGTAGGTCTCGAAGCCGACGGCGGCGATGTGGCCGTGCTGCTCGGCCCCCAGGAAGTTGCCCGCCCCGCGTATCTCCAGGTCCATCGCCGCGATGCGGAAGCCCGAGCCGAGGTCGCTGAACTCCTGCAGCGCCTTCAGCCGCCGCCGCGCCACCGGCGTCAGCACGGTGCGCGGCGGGACGAGGAAGTAGGCGAAGGCGCGCCGCTCCGAGCGCCCGACCCGCCCGCGCAGCTGGTACAGCTGCGACAATCCGAAGCGATCGGCCCGGTTCACCACCAGGGTGTTCACCTTCGGGATGTCCAGGCCGTTCTCGATGATGGTGGTCGACAGCAGCACGTCGTGATCGCCCCGCAGGAAGGTCATCATCGTGCTCTCCAGCTCGCGCTCCGCCATCTGCCCGTGGGCGACCGCCACGCGCGCCTCGGGAACCAGACGGCGCAGCAGGACGGCCATCGAGGCGATGCTCTCCACCCGGTTGTGCACGAAGTAGATCTGCCCGCCGCGCTTGATCTCGTGGCGCACCGCCGTGGCGATCACTCCGGCGCGGAAG
The sequence above is a segment of the Candidatus Polarisedimenticolia bacterium genome. Coding sequences within it:
- a CDS encoding RNA chaperone Hfq, with protein sequence MRGHQTKRGDEMIHRKLIRPNLSDLKEKMTGPPAAHRPPRKQAPPEQTNAEAFYYLKQMNAKTQMVVVLNDGEQLHGVIEWYDKTCIKVNRDNAPNLLVNKHSIKYMYKLDEASGSKGESDEGY
- a CDS encoding peptidyl-prolyl cis-trans isomerase, producing the protein MRRLLRPAVLGALLAGAAACLPARAEIVEEIVAKVNNSIITRTQFEERLALYEEQLGRKYSGSELAAKVDAASDELLHNMIIETLLVQRGDVLLDMEKVRKNLLDDFKKQQKIASDDELDRLLKEQNMSRQDLLDALTRLSIPQEIINYEVRRKISVSDKDMQAYYNEHRQEFVRPERVLFREIVILFEEGNKADAKARAEAARRELDSGADFGEVAGRESGVSSKERGGLVGPFAHGELRPEIEKVVFSIKPGELAGPIESTRAFHIIRLETREPEEVTPLADAKESITEKVRDTRFKENLETYLEGLWKENYIYVFPRYGDSEFRPTTDIPGTEPEKPEPGIEPEKPTPEPEKPEN
- a CDS encoding peptidyl-prolyl cis-trans isomerase, with the protein product MKAAPPHRFRTFFAVLLQAAVALGCSRGRAEAPAVTLNGEGIPYSDFESYLKASFGEEPPQRDDAETLSRLLDQFIEERLLLQKAEQERLSVGEEQVDAFLSGLGSGPGSGKKEDGGLREQVRRDLLIQEFKDRVLLKDLKVAPEEIEAYFQGHPAEFRQSRVIVLRQILLEEAADAKRVGDELRTDPARFALLAQRASLSPDKGQPRSFEEDELPAEVREAVASLAPGQVSGQVAGEGKFRFFQVVDRQEAKTQSLEEARRRIEVLLMQQKAEAALAQVLQEARHEAKVEVHRANLPFKYQGEVGG